In Seonamhaeicola sp. S2-3, the genomic window AGCATATTGTAAAAATAAAAAAGACCATTTTTAAAATGGTCTTTTTATAGAAATTATATAGAAAATATTGAACTTTTACTGTTTAATTAACTTTTTAGTGATACTTTGATTATTGTTTGATATTCTAACTAAATATATTCCTTTTTTTATATTAGATACATCTATAAAGTTATTATTAGAAATCACAGATTTGTCAATTATGAGTTTTCCAAGAATATCATAGATTTTAATATCTAAATCCTTGTTTGTTTCAAAATATAGTCTATTCCCTTTTATAGGATTAGGATGCATCTTAAGGCTGATTAACTCATTGGATTCTGTACTTAAAGAGGTGTAACAAGTCCAAGATAAGTCATCAAAAATTACACGGTTGCTGCTAACAGAATTACCATCTATAATAATCGAGACATCACCTGATACATTAATATTTGGTATGGTAATAGTTTGTTCAGTATCACTATACGCAATTGTGCCAACTATATTACCATTTACTTTAAGATTAAATGTACCACTGCTACCACTAAAAACTCTTAATGTAGTTACAGTTAGATTACCTATTCCTCCGCTAACAGTTGGTGTTGAAAGAGAACCGTTTCTAATGGTTATAGCTTCGCTACCATTTATAGATTGATCTGTTCTTGCATCGGTTGCAGACCAAGAACCACCATCATCTCCTGTCCAATTTCTAATTGAATAAGAGCTAGAACCAGTAGTGATATTAGCAAAAGATTCGGTAAGGCAATCTGTACCTCCACTAGAGCCATTGTTAGTAGTTGTTTCACAATCTTGATTGCTAAAATTAGATACATTATTAGCAGCATCTTTTGCTTTTATTGTAAAACAATAATTAGTATTTGAAGTTAGTCCTGTTATGGTAAAATAGGTGTTAGAGGTATTAAATGAATTTAAACCATCTATATAGATATCATATGAGGTAACACCAATATTGTCACTAGAAGCATTCCAACTTAAGTCTATGCTATTATCTGTTGGATTTGAAGCTACCAAATTAGTAGGAGCTGAAGGAGCCTCATTATCTGCCGCTGAGTTCCAAATCATTTCTGCAAATTCAGGATAATCTACAAAAGGATTGGCATTTCCCTGAAAGTTATAGGCAGCGTTATTTCTATCAATTTCAGCTTGTACCACGGGGTCATTTGCATGCCAATCTAGGAGGAGGTCTATGTACCAATCTTCATAGAATTGATTGCTTGTTCCATTAAGAGGATTGTTTGTGGTTTCAGGATCACTCCATCCCGAATCGTCCCAGTTATCTTCGTATCTAACGGCAAAATATAATAAAGCTCTTGCAATATCGCCTTTAAATTCATCTATAGGCTCAAAAACAGTTCCTGAATAACTTCCAAAAGTATTTGGGCCTACTTTTGAACCATTATTGGACGTCCACGTTGCGTTACTTACCTCACCAAAAGGATAGTTACTTCTTCTATTGTTTACATAACCATCGGTAGGAATTACATGATGCACATCTGCTATCATAGGAAGTTGTTCATCAAAAAAGCCTTGAGGGAATAAATGCTCTCTATTATAACAATCATTTTCAGAATTATAGGAACCACATTGTCTATCTCCATGAGTATAATTATAAGAGTCATTATTTGTAGCACTAGCGGTAGGGTTTTCAGAATAAAAATCTAGTACAGTTCCATCATTCTCATAATAATTATCTGTATGGGTTGTTAAATATGCTGTATATAAATTGTCATAGGCTGTACTAGCATTAGAATCCCATGTGTGTCCATTGGTAACAATGTTTTTTAATTCTGTTTTAAGCGCGTAACCAGATAAACCATCTGCACTATCATAGTAATTTGATGGTATTTGCGAAAAACTGAAAAAAGAAAGTAGTAAAGAAAAAAGGTAAAGGTGTTTCATAAATTATTTTTTTTCTAATAAAGCCATATAAAAGCCATCATAACCAGATTGGTGAGCTAGCACTTTTTTGTCTTTTACAAAGTTAAACTCTTTTCCTAAATCTGTGGTTAAAAAGGTGTTAACTTGTTTTTCGTTTTCAGAAGGCAAAACAGAGCAGGTAGCGTAAACCAGTTTTCCGCCAGGTTTAACCATTTTAGAATATTTTTGTAAAACCTCCTGCTGTACCCCTCTAATTCTATCAATAAATTCTGGTTCTAATTTCCATTTGGCATCGGGATTTCTTCTTAAAACGCCTAAGCCAGAACAAGGAGCATCTATTAAAACACGGTCTGCTTTATTGTAAAGTTTTTTAATGGGTTTAGTTGAGTCTAGAACTTTTAAATCTATGTTATGTACACCGTTACGTCTGGCTCTAATTTTTAATTTTTTGAGTTTACTTTCGTAAATATCCATGGCAATAATTTGTCCTTTATTTTCCATTAAAGAAGCTAAGTGCAAGGTTTTACCGCCAGCGCCAGCACAGGTGTCTACTACTTTCATACCGGGTTTTACATCAAGCATTTCAGCAACTAATTGCGATGAGGCATCTTGTACTTCAAAAAATCCCTTTTTAAAAGCATCGGTTA contains:
- a CDS encoding endonuclease produces the protein MKHLYLFSLLLSFFSFSQIPSNYYDSADGLSGYALKTELKNIVTNGHTWDSNASTAYDNLYTAYLTTHTDNYYENDGTVLDFYSENPTASATNNDSYNYTHGDRQCGSYNSENDCYNREHLFPQGFFDEQLPMIADVHHVIPTDGYVNNRRSNYPFGEVSNATWTSNNGSKVGPNTFGSYSGTVFEPIDEFKGDIARALLYFAVRYEDNWDDSGWSDPETTNNPLNGTSNQFYEDWYIDLLLDWHANDPVVQAEIDRNNAAYNFQGNANPFVDYPEFAEMIWNSAADNEAPSAPTNLVASNPTDNSIDLSWNASSDNIGVTSYDIYIDGLNSFNTSNTYFTITGLTSNTNYCFTIKAKDAANNVSNFSNQDCETTTNNGSSGGTDCLTESFANITTGSSSYSIRNWTGDDGGSWSATDARTDQSINGSEAITIRNGSLSTPTVSGGIGNLTVTTLRVFSGSSGTFNLKVNGNIVGTIAYSDTEQTITIPNINVSGDVSIIIDGNSVSSNRVIFDDLSWTCYTSLSTESNELISLKMHPNPIKGNRLYFETNKDLDIKIYDILGKLIIDKSVISNNNFIDVSNIKKGIYLVRISNNNQSITKKLIKQ
- a CDS encoding RsmB/NOP family class I SAM-dependent RNA methyltransferase, with protein sequence MRLHRNLCFAVIDGLTSIFNEGNYADKVIQQLLKRDKRWGSRDRAFVAETTYDIVRWKRLYAEIAEVKEPFDRDNLWRMFAVWATLKGIKLPDWKYFENTPTRKIKGRFDELSKIRVFRESIPDWMDAIGFEELGEEKWSKEIAAQNQQANVILRVNTLKTTKEQLQNELFNQNIETEFIKGYPSALKLKERANVFVTDAFKKGFFEVQDASSQLVAEMLDVKPGMKVVDTCAGAGGKTLHLASLMENKGQIIAMDIYESKLKKLKIRARRNGVHNIDLKVLDSTKPIKKLYNKADRVLIDAPCSGLGVLRRNPDAKWKLEPEFIDRIRGVQQEVLQKYSKMVKPGGKLVYATCSVLPSENEKQVNTFLTTDLGKEFNFVKDKKVLAHQSGYDGFYMALLEKK